The genomic window NNNNNNNNNNNNNNNNNNNNNNNNNNNNNNNNNNNNNNNNNNNNNNNNNNNNNNNNNNNNNNNNNNNNNNNNNNNNNNNNNNNNNNNNNNNNNNNNNNNNNNNNNNNNNNNNNNNNNNNNNNNNNNNNNNNNNNNNNNNNNNNNNNNNNNNNNNNNNNNNNNNNNNNNNNNNNNNNNNNNNNNNNNNNNNNNNNNNNNNNNNNNNNNNNNNNNNNNNNNNNNNNNNNNNNNNNNNNNNNNNNNNNNNNNNNNNNNNNNNNNNNNNNNNNNNNNNNNNNNNNNNNNNNNNNNNNNNNNNNNNNNNNNNNNNNNNNNNNNNNNNNNNGACGGGATATGATACTGTTGTAGTAAACTTTAAATAATTACATATTGATCCACAGTGTgttaaatataatattcatGATATAAGGTTTATTTCTTACCATCCTCCTGCggccctgtgtgtgtatctctaaCCCCATGCCTTTAGTGAACCCCTCAGTCAGCAGAACTCTGTTTATGATCCTGGTTAAGAGTCTCCTCATGGTGACAAAGTCCAGCAGCTTCTTCAgacacagagttaaaaacacacagaccttACTAAAGAGAGAGGCCTCTTTAATTCGGCTCATATATCAGACCGttatctgttttaatgatgttgtattttatatatttactcCAACATGTCAGCACCAAAGGGTCAGCTCTCTGCTGTTAGTGTCAGTCTGATCTCTGAGGATCAGGCTGGTCTCAGAAAGGGATCCGGTCTAAGTACCTGGACCTGTATCTGTGTTTAAATCCGGATCATGATAAATCAGAATGTTTGTCTTTGATAGGAATAGATCTCCACCCGGTCAGAGAGGTGACAGCAGCTCTCACATGAATCAACGAGAGGAACAAGACAACAGGAAACAGTGTTCTCACTCTGTGGACCACAGCGCCCCCTAGCTGTCCGGCTGAGGAACaactcagaatcagaaatacttcatcaGTTATTCCAGTTTCTCTAATACACAggatgtaagaaagtcaaaatattcagagaaaaaagcaataaaataacatatatgtaggaataaaatagaaataaaataaagatcaaataaaataataataataaaaataaaatgaccaTAACAGCACTGGGCAGCTCGTTCAGTGGCAGACTTCTTCAcccacaggtcttttcttcctgcagtggtcagactctataaccaacaACAATAACCTCACCAAAACGGACTCATGTGCAATAACTACCccatctatttattattatttattaacatGCAATAATtattcttccttctcttcttacatctgcaatacttttttttctacccatcttctcGGTTCAGTACGTTGTTTTTAACctgctacaagtctgtgcatatttttcactgcatcactggttttgtaaatatttgtaaatttactttttagttgtgtatatacgttcttaaaatatgcttattttactttctttaattttaactgctaataactttttaataattagtATTTGtaggctcttgtttactttatagaTTCAATtaggttaatttttttctgcagcattaTTGTGACATTAGGACTGATAATAATGAGTAAtataataagtaaaataaaatgttaaaatggagGAACACAGAGGTAAAAATACAGAACTAAGATctataatgtaaaaaaataattgtttattatttcagaCACATTATTTGTTATTGAAAGTACACATCTATGCACTTCTGTAAATGCAAATGTCTGTGTGGTAGGGCTTTGTGTAATTCTGCCAGCCCTTTCAATTAACAGGTGAGGGGCATAATGCAatttacaattaaaataatgtgCAATAAAACAGCACATTTACACTTCAACACTCTGGCACTTTACTTCCTGGTTTTGCCTTGAatatcatattttatatgcttgttttttgtaaagTAATGTATAGTTTatgttgtttgttgtctgtAGCCTGGGTTTATgtgcattttatattttttatacatAAAGGTGGAAATTAGCCTGTGGTTGCAATCTTGCACATTTACACACCCATGTTCATCAATGTGCAAATGAATGTATGTTAACtttattaaaggggacatatcacgcttttttcatcaacatatattggtctaagaggtccccaaaacatgtctttaaagtttatgctcaaaaaaaacactttaaaatcagattctggtctgcctgaaaagtcctctttttcagtcctcctcagaacagtctgttttctctctgaccacgccccctcaggaagtggatgtgcctcggctctccagcacgttgatctaatgtttacatcctggctgaatatacacggctgctcagagatctcgttacttcaaccctctgaatctgatcctgacggagaggcgcctgcagcaggacctttctgaaccattggtcacagatttagtgtttcttgttgttttatttatcagtatgtagacgtgtgtcttggtacacagctacagctacagctacagctacagctacttctacagctacagctacagctacagctatgtggctatgctaattagcgctaacacttatccatgacaaataaaaatcatccactagatcttcaaatctgcagacgtggggagtcaaagcgacctttgtgtttattaagacagcctacaactagcatgcctccctcctaagctccttgttagcacacatttgtgcaggtaatgaaaacggaggaggggttgagttgtatttatacagtctatgggctgaacaagctccgagctctgactccgtgacagaccggatattgttgttacgtaacaaaaacactgaagtctgaaacggctggtttcagcacacgtttacagaaaggtggagaaatcagaacaggggcagaatggatttttttcattctcggggggtttgtagacatggacacagatttcaggtaaagaaccattaaaagtcaatttgcatgatatgtcacctttaatactaatgtttatttctgcagatttAAGCGTTCATGATGAaggtgtgttgtgtctgttgttttatatattttataatgaTTATGGATGCAAATTGGTTAAAAAGTGGTTTATCATTAAACACTTTTTAGAGctaattaaaatattatttgagttaaaaatatgtgtaaaataactgatctgaaaacatattttaaagaccTGAAATATCTTCAttaagagagacaaagagaaactccttcaatgtttttatgtttctttatttctgaaCTCTCATGTTTGACTTTTGAGCTCTGAGTTTCATACATCAGTCTTGATTTGGGGGACAGGGTTCAGCGTCCGCCACCGGCTGACACCTCTCCACCACGGCGTTGATCTCGCCGACGTTCACGCCGTCGTAGGTTCCCGTGATGTACGTCCAGTGGGTGTCCCCGTTGTAGTTGGTCCTGCTCAGCCGGCCGGTGAAGGGGATGTCGGCGGTCATCTTCCTGCCGTCCATCCTCACGGAGCAGGAGTGGTTCGGCGGGACCAGCAGCTGCACGGAGACGGCGTGACTCATGGATTCCACCATGGTCGTCCCCTCGGAGAAGGTGACGGTCTGCTCCTTGGTGAAGTCCACCGTCCCCGGGCCCAGGATGGGAACTTTGGCCTTCATGGTGGAGACGGAGCCGTTGCGGGTCTCTCTGCCGATGTCCCAGGACTTCTCCACCGAGCTGGTCTTGTCCAGACTCACCGTCTTCTGCACACTGTTGCACTCGAGGTTGGTGACCTTGGCGAGCTTCAGGGCCTCTGGGGGGTGGTGGAAGAGCTCCATCTGGTCTATGGCGTACTCCACATGTGAGATGTGCTGGCTGTAGCTCTCTCTGTTGATGGCCAGGACCTGGTAGCTCTTGTACCAGTACTCATCCCCCTCGTAGGGCAGGAAGAAGGCCTCGTGCTGGGTCACCACTTTGCCGAGACCGTACTTGTTCTTGCCGACGTAGATGTCTGAGTTGGGGCAGGTTTTCACGGAGTACTGAGGGACCGACCCGTACGAATCTTCAACCCACTGCAGGAACTCAAAGTGGTCCACGTTGACCAGCATTTCAAACTTGGAGGACCTGTACTCTGTGTCGGCGTACGGGTACTGGCAGAACGCTCCTTTGCTGGGCGTGTAGAAGCCGGCCTCACAGTTGACCTTGCAGACGTAGTCGTTGCGTTCGGTGTAGCCGTTGAAGATGGCGACGGCACCGTTGGGGAGGGAGCCGTCCCAGGTGACCCACTTGAGGTTGGTGTATTCACCGAACATGGGGTCTGAGGGTGTTAGAGAGGCTGGGGGGTCTCGGACTTCAGGGGTCTTGGTGATTTCCCGAGAAGGGACGACTTCCTCCAGGGCGGGGTTGAGCCACGGCTCTACGAGACGAGAACATCAAGACAAACAGATTTAGTGTCAGAGATTAAgactaaagtctctaaaagcagtatgggaggtagagccttcagttatcagacccctctcctttggaatcatctaccagtcagggtccgggaggcagacaccctctctacttttaagagtaggcttcaaactttcctttttgataaagcttatagttagagctggatcaggcttagaccaggtcttagttatgctgctataggcttagactgacacactgggatcctgtctttccctctctctcctctctctgcctgtctctcactttaactcttcctgtcccattaaagttactaaccatagacctttctggagtccctgagctcccttgtctcgtaggttcctctagatctctgctgtagattccttttttggggtctgttattcatcctttctttctttcttttgttctttctttctttctttctttctttccttctttctctccttctttctttctttctttctttctctccttctttcttcctttctttccttttttctttctctctttctttcattccttctttctttctttctttctttctttctttctttctttctttctttctctctttctttctttctttctttctttctttctttctttctttcttaacttctctcttttcttctttcttttcttccttctttatctctttattcattccttctttctttctttctttctttctttctctctttctttcattctttctttttgtctttatttctttctttctttctttttgtctttctttctttctttctttcttactttctttctttctttctttctttctttctttctttctttctttctttctttccttccttctttctttcctccctcccttcaatccttccttcctgccttccttccttcacttCTGTCACTTCCtttgtcttcctttttcctttctttctttccatgtctcttcatcctttatgtctccttttcttatcccgtcctttccttctatcctttccttccccatttcttctcctctttttctttcttctggtctccctctcttctctcttttcttagacctttctggagtccctgagctcccttgtctcgtaggttcctctggatctctgctgctgtggacgtggtccagactccagctgctacaactactactatccgtctccccactatcatctctctctctctcttcatctccctctatccctctctccaacacggtctcagcagatgtgtgtctaacatgagtctggtcctgctggaggtttctgcctgttaaaggaagtttgtccttgccactgtaacttgctaaatggtggattaagatgagatcagactgagtcctgtctggaagatgggactggatctgatcttgACTTACTGGGTGTTTCCTGCCCGTCCTGCAGCTGTGAGATGTAGAGCAGAGGGTCCGACTGCAGCGCcgggctgcagagctgcagcaccGTCAGGACGACAGCAACACACCACCTCATCTGGAAACACAGAGAGTCACAGACAGTAAGCATGGGAGGTACAGGTCCAAAACTCAACATACCTGCATGATGTTAAAGACTGGACTGATCGTCAGATGCTGTATGTAAACATGCAGTGAGAAAGTACCATAATATTCGTGCACGTGTGAATGCAATCAGCAGAAAATCACACCCTAACTTGATCTGGACCTTTTCCCGACAGCTTCTTTGTAACAATTCTGCAGAGAGTTTTGCAGATAAAAGACAGGAACATCCACcgatgatgaggaggagtgaTGAGGGTTAAATCGCTCAGGCACACAACTGGTGCAATATTCGTGCACGAAATGAAGCTGCTGCATGCATGTCTCTGCTCCCAGCATGTTTCCACTCATTCATTGATACTGTGAGAGTACGTCTCTGCACACGTTGCATTGATTAAACAGCAAAAACTGTAGTCTTAGTGAAGGACTCTGCTTTGTCATCCATCTTTAATATCTTATAAATGttccttgtttccttttaatgcgACGCTGTGAGGGAGGTGTGTTTATAACGGTGTGTCCATGAGTTATCAGGAGTGTGAAAAGAGCTTTAGCCTCAAGATTGAGATAAGCTCCAGTGTGCTCTCAAAGGAATGCCGTGCATCTTTAATACTCATCATAAATGTTGTTTTGCTTCAGTTCCtgcaagttttaacattttacacatgcAGTGATCAGAGATGTTTCAGCAGGAGgttcatgttttaaaggtgGTTGACTTCCAGAACACTTCTTTTAGTTTTGTGTGAGAGTTTGAAGTCAGGGTAACTTTCTCCTGCAAGATAACATTTGAACTAGATGTCACTTTGAATTAGTGCATTATCTGAAAAGCAAAGATACGAATTAAAGACTCATTGCTCAATCGTTTTAAATAGCCGGAGCCAAACACCTGTTACCTTATCTGAGGATTTGAGTCCAACATCCTGCAGGATCTTTATGTTGAAATAACTTCcagaatgaaaaatgaaaaatcagAAAATCTGAGAATAGAAACAGACTTCTGGGAGTCACATTAGATTATTTTTCtggataaaaaaggaaataaatgaatCACCAAGTGATTTCAGATTCATGCATCTCAGACTCTTACTCACTCTGATTTCTAATGAATCCATAAAGAGTCAGTGAATCGATGTTAATCAGAACATGAGCTCACACCTTCATTCAGaaataaagaagcagtttttacCTCGACAGGTTCCTCCTGCAGTGACGCCGCCTGCAGTCTGCACTCACCTTTAAAACCTCCTCTCAGGTATATGACCTGCAAtaaacctgagagagagagagagctgcagcgACCGCTCACCTGCTGACCGGgtgtttctctcacctgctgctGAGCGCTGACTTCTCTCACCTGAAACTTCTGTGACTAACATTTAATGTTCTTGACTCTGGGCCTGACGATGTTAcagagaggtttttaaaattgttaaaGCAGATTTGAATGACATCAAAtccaaagagacaaacaaaggaaaccCATGAAAAGATCTGGTTTTCATGACAGGCTGAGAGAGGTCAAAGGTACCTCAGAGAGGTCAAAGGTACCTCAGAGAGAGGTCAAAGGTACCTCAGAGAGAGGTCAAAGGTACCTGAGAGAGGTCAAAGGTACCTCAGAGAGGTCAAAGGTACCTCAGAGAGAGGTCAAAGGTACCTCAGAGAGGTCAAAGGTACCCTAAAACAGACATTAAGAGTAAAATGGGACAGATATATTAAAGGGTGCCTGAGACGGATACCAAAGGGTTTCTGGATACAGCTGCAAGGATATCTCACAACAAGCACTGAAGAGtaccctgaaataaaatgtaaacgCAAACGATCATGACACAAGAATGTGCTGAATCATAGCGTAAAGGGTACCTCGACCAGAAATTGACATTACAGACACTTAAGGGTGTCTCAAAACTGAGGCCAAGATCATCTTTAATCCAATCACTGAGGGTTCCTCAAAACTGAAATCAACAGATGTTACAGATACATCAGGTCAAATCTTCAGAGGTACCCTGAAACAGCCATTTAAGAAAACACTGGAACACACACTGACGGGTATCTTTCAACAGAAGTCAATGATACTTTACAACAGATGCTacagggtaccttgaaacagacatcACAGGGTACCTTGGAACAGATACTACAGGGTACCCTGCAACAGACATCACAGGGTACCTTGGAACAGATACTACAGGGTACCCTGCAACAGTAATCACAGGGTACCTTGGAACAGATACtacagggtaccttaaaacCAACCTTAGATGGTACATTGACACAGATACAACAGGGTACCTTGCAACAGACATCACAGGGTACTTTGAAACATATACTACAGGGTACCTTACAACAGACATCACAGGGTACTTTGAAACATATACTACAGGGTACCTTGCAACAGACATCACAGGGTACTTTGAAACATATACTacagggtaccttgaaacaaacCTAACAGGGTACATTGACACAGATGCTacagggtaccttgaaacataCATCAAAGGgcaccttgaaacagacctcacacggtaccttgaaacagacctcacagggtaccttgaaacaggtGTTACAGGGTACATTGAAACAGACCTCACAGGGTACCTCAAAACATATACTACAGGGTACCTTGAACCAGACCTCAAAGGgcaccttgaaacagacctcacagggtaccttgaaacaggtGTTACAGGGTACATTGAAACATACTtcaaagggtaccttgaaacagatacTACAGGGTACCTTGAACCAGAACTCAAAGGGTAACTTGAACCAGATCtcaaagggtaccttgaaacagatacTACAGGGTACCTTGAACCATACCtcaaagggtaccttgaaacagacctcacagggtaccttgaaacagatagtacagggtaccttgaaacagatctCACAGTGTACCTTGGAACAGATAGTacagggtaccttgaaacagacctcaCAGGGTACCTTGAAACTGATACTACAGGGTACCTTGAACCATACCtcaaagggtaccttgaaacagacctcaCAGGGTAGCTTGAAACAGATAgtaaagggtaccttgaaacagatctCACAGTGTACCTTGGAACTGATACTacagggtaccttgaaacagacatcatagggtaccttgaaaaataacttaattatgcaaaactgttcacgttttttgaaccagactgtaaacatgtttattttaaagaccgtctctttgaatgggtgtgtatgtggttttttggtgtttctgcagccagcctctagtggacgctggatgaactgcagttagcatttctgcatcggcttcatttctcaagaccgGACGTTGCCGCTTAATGTCCTTGTATTGCAGCTTTGCACCATGTTGAATTtagttattttgtatttcatcaAGTTTTATTGTTTGATATGAAATGACATCATCGTACCTGCTTGGTAATCCGTCTGATCTTGTCTTTCCTGTGACAGCAGCCGTCCTCCTGCCAGACCAGAATCAGGTACTTGACTGGGGTCAGGGTCACCGTGTTGTGTGCACACACTCTTGTCCTTGACTTGAGGAGATCTACCTGCAGCCTTGGAGGAGTGTAAAACCACTCTTCCTGCTGATAATGAAAACAGGATTGTTTATTGATCCCTCCCccccgctcctcctcctcccttggaCGGACTCTTTGATGAGTCTGttaaaagtgcttcataaataaatctGCCTGGATTTAACGTCATGCATC from Notolabrus celidotus isolate fNotCel1 chromosome 9, fNotCel1.pri, whole genome shotgun sequence includes these protein-coding regions:
- the LOC117819157 gene encoding natterin-3-like isoform X1, whose product is MMRWCVAVVLTVLQLCSPALQSDPLLYISQLQDGQETPKPWLNPALEEVVPSREITKTPEVRDPPASLTPSDPMFGEYTNLKWVTWDGSLPNGAVAIFNGYTERNDYVCKVNCEAGFYTPSKGAFCQYPYADTEYRSSKFEMLVNVDHFEFLQWVEDSYGSVPQYSVKTCPNSDIYVGKNKYGLGKVVTQHEAFFLPYEGDEYWYKSYQVLAINRESYSQHISHVEYAIDQMELFHHPPEALKLAKVTNLECNSVQKTVSLDKTSSVEKSWDIGRETRNGSVSTMKAKVPILGPGTVDFTKEQTVTFSEGTTMVESMSHAVSVQLLVPPNHSCSVRMDGRKMTADIPFTGRLSRTNYNGDTHWTYITGTYDGVNVGEINAVVERCQPVADAEPCPPNQD
- the LOC117819157 gene encoding natterin-3-like isoform X2; its protein translation is MRWCVAVVLTVLQLCSPALQSDPLLYISQLQDGQETPKPWLNPALEEVVPSREITKTPEVRDPPASLTPSDPMFGEYTNLKWVTWDGSLPNGAVAIFNGYTERNDYVCKVNCEAGFYTPSKGAFCQYPYADTEYRSSKFEMLVNVDHFEFLQWVEDSYGSVPQYSVKTCPNSDIYVGKNKYGLGKVVTQHEAFFLPYEGDEYWYKSYQVLAINRESYSQHISHVEYAIDQMELFHHPPEALKLAKVTNLECNSVQKTVSLDKTSSVEKSWDIGRETRNGSVSTMKAKVPILGPGTVDFTKEQTVTFSEGTTMVESMSHAVSVQLLVPPNHSCSVRMDGRKMTADIPFTGRLSRTNYNGDTHWTYITGTYDGVNVGEINAVVERCQPVADAEPCPPNQD